In Tubulanus polymorphus chromosome 8, tnTubPoly1.2, whole genome shotgun sequence, one genomic interval encodes:
- the LOC141910377 gene encoding arginine kinase-like has product MAEGVKAIIAKEKEMESNWQYPGSIEDMYSLLAESNSKSLLKKYLTQEVFENLKDKKTKLGGTLAHCINLGVVHLESRNGIRACDPEGYETFKDILDPIIKEYHMFKNSEINHPDPDFGNLEALPFGDVDPDGRYVVSTRVRVGRSADGIPFAPSISETQRAKVESKIMKAFESLQSDKEYQGTYYQLPKLTHQEADQLRMDHFLFSETDE; this is encoded by the exons ATGGCTGAAGGCGTCAAAGCCATCATCgccaaagaaaaagaaatg GAAAGTAATTGGCAATATCCAGGTAGCATCGAAGATATGTACTCGTTGCTTGCAGAATCCAACTCGAAATCATTGTTGAAGAAATACCTGACACAAGAGGtatttgaaaatctcaaaGATAAGAAAACTAAGCTTGGTGGAACATTGGCGCATTGCATCAATTTAG GTGTTGTTCACTTGGAGAGCCGTAATGGCATTCGTGCCTGTGATCCGGAAGGATACGAAACGTTCAAAGATATTCTGGATCCAATTATCAAAGAATATCACATGTTCAAGAATTCTGAAATCAATCACCCGGATCCGGATTTCGGAAACTTGGAAGCTCTTCCATTTGGTGATGTTGACCCAGATGGTAGATATGTTGTTTCAACACGGGTTCGTGTTGGTCGCAGTGCAGACGGTATTCCATTTGCTCCGTCTATCAGTGAAACG CAACGGGCCAAAGTTGAAAGCAAAATCATGAAAGCTTTCGAATCCCTTCAAAGCGATAAGGAATACCAGGGTACCTATTACCAGTTGCCAAAACTGACTCATCAAGAGGCTGACCAACTGAGGATGGATCATTTCCTATTCAGCGAAACTGATGAGTAA